A stretch of Hydractinia symbiolongicarpus strain clone_291-10 chromosome 9, HSymV2.1, whole genome shotgun sequence DNA encodes these proteins:
- the LOC130657875 gene encoding uncharacterized protein LOC130657875, with translation MDPIFQISRKKEQILFLLVRVKKDIFDFKCGKEGFKIKMADTEKRENKTAEQAKEETTIKSTIDKEKRLKEIEAKVTDITERLGDLQAEFFKGNLVGPEADRLGRPLRKERKKLNLEKYELLGVPPKPEVMEEDDD, from the exons ATGGACCCAATCTTTCAAATTTCGAGAAAAAA AGAGCAGATCCTCTTTCTTCTTGTTAGagttaaaaaagatatttttgattttaagtGTGGAAAAGAAGGTTTCAAAA TTAAAATGGCAGACACCGAAAAGCGGGAAAACAAAACAGCAGAACAAGCAAAAGaagaaacaacaataaaatcaactatagataaagaaaaaagattaaaagaaATTGAAGCGAAGGTTACTGATATCACTGAAAGATTGGGGGACTTACAAGCGGAATTTTTTAAAG GTAATCTTGTAGGACCAGAAGCTGATAGACTTGGTAGACCTCTTCGTAAGGAACGGAAAAAGTTAAATCTTGAGAAGTACGAACTTCTGGGAGTACCACCAAAACCGGAAGTGATGGAGGAAGACGATGACTAA
- the LOC130656320 gene encoding mediator of RNA polymerase II transcription subunit 9-like, whose product MSLPGGSAVVAANMSVQVAQASLEKDFDLLQMVLDMMTSIENAKDQKDELTRKVLAFKTKMAQCRELLNKIPGLDNSPEEQEKLYQKCVVDLQKKEEALEKFKMLNVITAASVKQEEP is encoded by the exons ATGAGTCTGCCTGGAGGAAGTGCTGTTGTGGCAGCTAATATGTCAGTTCAAGTTGCACAGGCTAGTTTGGAGAAGGACTTTGATTTGTTACAAATGGTACTCGATATGATGACGTCAATTGAAAATGCAAAAGACCAGAAAGATGAGCTTACACGTAAG GTGCTTGCTTTcaaaacaaagatggcgcaatGTCGTGAACTGCTAAATAAAATTCCTGGCTTAGATAATTCACCAGAAGAACAGGAGAAGTTGTATCAGAAGTGTGTTGTCGATCTACAAAAAAAAGA ggaGGCTTTGGAGAAATTCAAAATGTTAAATGTCATTACAGCTGCTTCTGTTAAGCAAGAAGAGCCGTGA
- the LOC130657873 gene encoding zinc metalloproteinase-disintegrin-like batroxstatin-1 encodes MLMLCMRVFITFSLTATALKSLDKPYEIITPMLLTEFVDREVFPIKLKIFIHAKETLVLELTKKETDQKRNDSQNGCQYVGTVNKNEKSRANLNLCGGITGSVITSRFSIFIRPKLIPKNSNISVDSLEVEHVLQSIVNQKKENRNTGLHGLRKPLRYRKDVKSDIRHAVKFLELYLVNDQSVYNFFNKNTSHIEKRCETIARLLDEKFRPLRVRIILVGIEIWTEKDLMQVTSNSHQTMWKFMRYRKTHINNRVRNDNAQLITKTSFDEGEYNKFCFNFSCFSKVTCFVFDHLLHDYQLIVVGRTVGKAPIGTICYPAYSAGINQDFHSNPKYVANVIAHEIGHNLAMHHDDEVCHCLDHSNYRCIMSHQLDETVKSFSSCSKNQFEEHIESGHRSCLFDFPLNIKKPAVCGNGIIESGEECDCGSPGNCAKFGYCCHQITCKLFKNATCAFGECCENCQFKARSTLCRYQRGECDLPEFCSGLQPTCPMDVHIQDTASCSSGKGYCISGVCLTHHHQCQDLFGNNSQSADGYCYKEFNTKGVEFGHCGKTTLGYKSCDSADAYCGKMQCELKMHTHKSANKIRWRTTGETMECVSKEYIDEYNHANDGDLSLAKDGTRCGHDNICVNRSCIALSKYRALNKITPCSDKCFGNGVCNNKHNCHCKPGWAPPYCNVIGLGGSINSEPLLAEFWYIRKPTNKMLYTVLGTTFGVILIVGVAVFVKVSHQLIKKHYKKKTQEQQQKYKEELKSLL; translated from the exons ATGCTTATGCTATGCATGCGTGTTTTCATCACCTTCTCTTTAACCGCAACAGCGTTAAAAAGTCTCGACAAACCCTACGAAATAATCACACCAATGCTCTTAACCGAATTCGTTGACAGAGAAGTATTTCCAATTAAATTAAAGATCTTTATTCACGCTAAAGAAACGTTGGTTCTAGAACTTACGAAGAAAGAAACAGACCAGAAAAGAAACGATTCACAAAATGGTTGCCAATATGTTGGTACCGTGAATAAGAACGAGAAATCTCGCGCAAATTTAAATCTTTGCGGGGGTATAACAGGATCAGTTATAACTAGTAGATTTAGCATTTTTATTAGACCGAAATTAATACCTAAAAATAGTAACATTTCAGTGGATAGCTTAGAAGTAGAACACGTGCTCCAGAGTATAGTGaatcaaaaaaaggaaaatagaaACACGGGTTTACACGGGTTACGAAAACCTCTTCGATATCGCAAAGATGTAAAATCCGACATTAGACATGCGGTGAAGTTTTTAGAACTGTATTTAGTTAACGACCaaagtgtgtataatttttttaacaaaaacacgTCACATATTGAAAAACGTTGTGAAACTATAGCACGACTTTTAGACGAGAAATTCCGACCGCTTCGTGTTCGTATTATATTAGTCGGAATTGAGATTTGGACGGAGAAAGATTTAATGCAAGTGACAAGCAACTCCCATCAAACAATGTGGAAATTTATGAGGTATCGAAAAACTCATATAAATAATCGAGTACGAAACGATAATGCGCAATTGATCACAAAGACTTCGTTTGACGAGGGTGAGTATAATAAATTTTGCTTCAACTTTTCTTGTTTTAGCAAAGTCACCTGTTTTG tttttgatcACCTGTTACATGATTATCAGTTAATTGTTGTAGGACGAACTGTTGGAAAAGCACCCATTGGGACAATATGTTATCCTGCGTACTCCGCAGGAATAAATCAAGATTTCCACAGTAACCCAAAATACGTAGCGAACGTAATAGCCCACGAAATAGGACATAATCTTGCAATGCATCACGACGATGAAGTTTGTCATTGTCTCGATCACTCAAACTATAGATGCATAATGAGTCATCAATTGGATGAAACGGTAAAAAGCTTTTCATCGTGTAGCAAAAATCAGTTTGAAGAGCATATCGAAAGCGG CCACCGAAGCTGTTTGTTCGATTTccctttaaacataaaaaagccTGCAGTATGTGGGAACGGTATCATTGAAAGTGGAGAGGAGTGTGATTGTGGAAGTCCTGGCAACTGTGCAAAGTTTGGATATTGCTGTCATCAAATTACGTgtaaattattcaaaaatgcTACTTGTGCATTTGGTGAATGTTGTGAAAATTGTCAATTTAAAGCTAGAAGCACACTATGTCGTTACCAG CGCGGGGAATGTGATTTACCAGAGTTTTGTTCCGGATTACAACCAACATGTCCGATGGACGTCCATATCCAAGACACTGCCAGTTGTTCGTCCGGTAAGGGTTATTGTATATCCGGTGTATGCCTAACACACCATCACCAATGTCAAGACTTATTTGGAAACAATAGCCAGTCGGCTGATGGGTACTGTTATAAAGAATTCAACACAAAAGGAGTGGAGTTTGGACATTGTGGAAAG acAACACTAGGGTATAAATCATGTGACTCGGCTGATGCATATTGTGGCAAAATGCAATGCGAATTAAAAATGCACACACATAAATCTGCGAATAAAATACGATGGAGAACAACTGGTGAAACGATGGAGTGTGTCAGTAAAGAATACATTGATGAATATAATCACGCTAACGATGGAGATCTTTCATTGGCAAAAGATG GTACCAGGTGTGGTCACGACAATATCTGTGTGAACCGAAGCTGCATAGCACTATCCAAATATCGAGCGTTAAATAAGATCACACCATGTTCAGATAAATGTTTTGGTAACGGCGTATGCAACAACAAACACAACTGTCACTGCAAACCAGGGTGGGCACCGCCCTATTGCAACGTCATAGGTTTGGGCGGAAGTATAAACAGTGAGCCACTCCTAGCGGAATTCTGGTATATTCGCAAACCTACCAACAAGATGTTGTATACAGTTCTTGGCACGACTTTCGGCGTGATTCTCATTGTGGGTGTGGCAGTGTTTGTCAAGGTTTCGCAccaattgataaaaaaacactATAAGAAGAAAAcgcaagaacaacaacaaaaatataaagaagaatTGAAAAgtcttttataa